A portion of the Polaribacter cellanae genome contains these proteins:
- a CDS encoding pyridoxal phosphate-dependent aminotransferase, whose translation MKHPLSDRINSLPVSQTLAMAAKARELRAEGKDIIGLSLGEPDFNTPDFIKDAAIEAINQNYNSYSPVDGYVELKEAICVKFKRDNNLDYKPNQVVVSTGAKQSIANVAQVLLNPGDEVLLPAPYWVSYSAIAILCEAKYVEIPSSIENDFKITPAQLEAAITPKTKMVFFNSPNNPSGTIYSEAEYRALAAVLEKHPQIYVLSDEIYEHVNYDSKPFSFAAIESMYNRTITVNGLAKGFAMTGWRIGFIGAPEWIAKACTKMQGQITSGTNCIAQRAAITAVLAPVEKIQYMVDEFKTRRDIVIGLLREIEGFKVNVPEGAFYVFPDISAFFGKTINGTKINNASDFSLFILENANVATVTGDAFGTPNCIRISYAASELQIREAIKRIKKALS comes from the coding sequence ATGAAACATCCATTATCGGACAGAATTAACAGTTTACCAGTTTCTCAAACTTTAGCAATGGCTGCAAAAGCAAGAGAATTAAGAGCAGAAGGAAAAGATATTATTGGCTTAAGTTTGGGAGAACCCGATTTTAATACGCCAGATTTTATTAAAGACGCTGCTATTGAAGCCATCAATCAAAATTACAATTCGTACTCTCCAGTAGATGGATATGTAGAGTTGAAAGAAGCGATTTGCGTAAAGTTTAAACGCGATAATAATTTAGACTATAAACCAAATCAGGTTGTGGTTTCTACAGGTGCAAAACAATCTATTGCAAACGTAGCACAGGTTTTATTAAACCCAGGAGACGAAGTTTTATTGCCTGCTCCTTATTGGGTAAGTTATTCTGCGATTGCAATTTTATGTGAAGCAAAATATGTAGAAATTCCTTCTTCCATCGAGAACGATTTTAAAATTACACCAGCACAATTAGAAGCTGCAATTACACCAAAAACAAAAATGGTGTTTTTCAATTCGCCAAATAACCCAAGTGGAACTATTTATTCTGAAGCAGAATATAGAGCTTTAGCAGCTGTTTTAGAAAAGCATCCACAGATATATGTTTTGTCGGACGAGATTTACGAGCACGTAAATTACGATTCAAAACCATTTAGTTTTGCTGCAATCGAAAGTATGTATAACAGAACAATTACTGTAAATGGTTTGGCAAAAGGTTTTGCGATGACTGGTTGGAGAATTGGTTTTATTGGAGCACCAGAATGGATTGCAAAAGCATGTACAAAAATGCAAGGGCAAATTACATCTGGTACAAACTGTATCGCTCAAAGAGCTGCAATTACTGCTGTTTTAGCACCGGTTGAAAAAATTCAATATATGGTAGACGAGTTTAAAACTCGTAGAGATATTGTAATTGGTTTGCTTAGAGAAATCGAGGGTTTTAAAGTAAATGTTCCTGAAGGAGCTTTTTACGTTTTCCCAGACATTTCTGCTTTCTTTGGTAAAACCATCAATGGAACAAAAATTAATAACGCAAGCGATTTTTCTTTGTTTATCTTAGAAAATGCCAATGTTGCCACAGTAACAGGAGATGCTTTTGGTACACCAAACTGTATCAGAATTTCTTATGCAGCATCCGAATTACAAATTCGTGAAGCCATTAAAAGAATTAAAAAAGCGTTGAGTTAA
- a CDS encoding fatty acid desaturase family protein, which produces MKTINFSRVDKAKFFRTLNKRVNTYFKDNNLKRTGNWKLYSKAIIMFSLFLIPFILILTVSMPQWVMILLMVVTGIGMAGVGMNVMHDANHESFSKRKWVNKLMGSSIYILAGNVYNWKVQHNVLHHTFTNVEGHDEDIDAGRVIRFSEHSKWFPIHKIQKYYSIFLYGLLTINWAITTDIKQMHRYLKRKLSYGKFPNPKVEWTKLVISKVVYYALWIVLPLLVLDIAWWKVLLGFFVMHYTAGMILSLVFQLAHIVPNTEMPLPDKDGNLEHTWAVHQLYTTSNFAPTNWLVNFYTGGLNHQVEHHIFPHISHVHYNKLAKIVKETAQEFNLPYNEYKTMRKAIIEHFRHLGVLGKKPELA; this is translated from the coding sequence ATGAAAACAATAAATTTTTCCAGAGTAGATAAAGCAAAATTCTTTAGAACTCTAAATAAAAGAGTAAACACTTATTTTAAAGACAACAATCTAAAGAGAACAGGAAACTGGAAATTGTACAGTAAAGCAATTATTATGTTTTCACTTTTCTTAATTCCATTTATCCTAATCTTAACAGTTTCAATGCCTCAATGGGTTATGATTTTGTTAATGGTTGTTACAGGAATTGGTATGGCTGGTGTTGGTATGAATGTAATGCACGATGCAAACCACGAATCTTTTTCTAAAAGAAAATGGGTAAATAAATTAATGGGAAGTAGTATTTACATCCTTGCAGGAAACGTGTATAATTGGAAAGTACAACACAATGTTTTACACCACACATTTACCAATGTAGAAGGCCATGATGAAGATATAGATGCAGGAAGAGTTATTCGTTTTTCTGAACACTCTAAATGGTTCCCTATTCATAAAATTCAAAAATATTATTCGATATTTTTATATGGATTGTTAACTATAAACTGGGCAATTACTACAGATATCAAGCAAATGCACAGATATTTAAAACGTAAATTATCTTATGGTAAATTTCCAAACCCAAAAGTAGAATGGACAAAATTGGTCATTTCTAAAGTGGTGTATTATGCACTTTGGATTGTGTTACCTTTATTGGTTTTAGACATTGCTTGGTGGAAAGTTTTATTAGGTTTCTTTGTAATGCATTACACAGCTGGTATGATTTTAAGTTTAGTTTTTCAATTGGCACACATTGTACCCAATACAGAAATGCCACTTCCAGACAAAGATGGCAATTTAGAACACACTTGGGCAGTCCACCAATTATATACAACATCTAACTTTGCACCTACGAATTGGTTGGTAAACTTCTATACAGGAGGTTTAAATCATCAAGTTGAACATCATATTTTTCCACATATTTCTCATGTACATTACAATAAATTGGCTAAAATTGTAAAAGAAACAGCGCAAGAATTTAATTTGCCTTACAACGAATACAAAACAATGCGTAAAGCAATTATAGAGCACTTTAGGCACTTGGGCGTTTTAGGTAAAAAGCCAGAATTGGCATAA
- the rsmG gene encoding 16S rRNA (guanine(527)-N(7))-methyltransferase RsmG, whose translation MDIIHKYFKNLSETQIQQFSKLQELYQDWNLKINVVSRKDIDELYLRHVLHSLGIAKIVSFKAGSKVMDVGTGGGFPGIPLAILFPETQFHLVDSIGKKIKVVDEVVAGLGLENVKTTNGRVEQVKDTYDFIVSRAVAQMETFVGWTRGKINKKQNHDLKNGILYLKGGDLTEELKLYTSATIYDLPNYFDESFFETKKVVHLGMKFKG comes from the coding sequence ATGGATATTATTCACAAATATTTTAAAAATTTATCAGAAACGCAAATTCAACAATTTAGCAAGTTACAAGAGTTGTACCAAGATTGGAATTTGAAAATAAATGTGGTTTCGAGAAAAGATATCGACGAATTATACCTACGTCATGTTTTACATTCTTTAGGAATCGCTAAAATTGTAAGTTTTAAAGCGGGTTCTAAAGTAATGGATGTTGGTACAGGAGGAGGTTTTCCTGGAATTCCTTTGGCAATTTTATTTCCAGAAACGCAATTTCATTTGGTAGATTCTATCGGAAAAAAAATTAAAGTTGTTGATGAAGTTGTAGCTGGCTTGGGTTTAGAAAACGTAAAAACCACCAATGGAAGAGTAGAGCAAGTAAAAGATACTTACGATTTTATTGTAAGTAGAGCAGTAGCACAAATGGAAACTTTTGTGGGGTGGACAAGAGGAAAAATAAACAAGAAACAAAACCACGATTTAAAAAACGGAATTTTGTATTTAAAAGGTGGCGATTTAACTGAAGAATTAAAACTATATACTTCTGCCACAATTTACGATTTACCCAATTATTTTGATGAATCGTTTTTTGAAACTAAAAAAGTGGTGCATTTAGGGATGAAGTTTAAGGGCTGA
- a CDS encoding DUF3667 domain-containing protein, translated as MNCKNCQDPLEENALFCDNCGAKVVTSRITFKHLVTELAIDVFGIDSKFFLTLRKMVTNPEEVIGEYLSGVRKKYVNPFAFLAVGAALSVIIFNYFSDDFINIQNAMNSENLTEIREKATVDISAFPNLNEKELEKLKIEKKVAEFQLSTMDKIWYFMLRYFNLLAFLFLVIYAVLSKWTYRKPHNFGEHIVINAYIYGFATYFTLIAFLAAIVIHPSIYLYSTLTYILYYLYAFGKLYKLSFGKNILKLLRFLIGLILLFVISLILAGLIGYVLGKLGFFNL; from the coding sequence ATGAATTGTAAAAACTGCCAAGATCCATTAGAGGAAAATGCTCTATTTTGCGACAATTGTGGCGCAAAAGTAGTTACTAGTAGAATTACCTTTAAACATCTAGTTACAGAATTAGCTATAGATGTTTTTGGCATTGATAGTAAGTTTTTCTTAACCTTAAGGAAAATGGTTACTAATCCTGAAGAGGTTATTGGAGAATATCTTTCTGGTGTTCGTAAAAAGTATGTAAATCCTTTTGCGTTTTTAGCAGTTGGTGCAGCTTTATCTGTTATTATTTTTAACTATTTTTCTGATGATTTTATAAATATTCAAAATGCTATGAATTCAGAAAATCTTACAGAAATTAGAGAAAAAGCAACTGTAGATATTTCTGCTTTTCCTAACCTTAATGAAAAAGAACTTGAGAAATTAAAAATTGAAAAGAAAGTAGCTGAATTTCAATTAAGTACCATGGATAAAATTTGGTACTTTATGCTTCGTTATTTTAACTTACTAGCTTTTCTTTTTTTAGTAATTTATGCTGTTTTAAGCAAATGGACGTATCGAAAACCTCACAATTTTGGTGAACACATCGTTATAAACGCATACATCTATGGTTTTGCTACCTATTTTACTCTAATTGCTTTCTTGGCAGCAATCGTAATTCATCCATCTATATACCTTTATAGCACGCTTACATATATCTTATACTATTTATATGCATTTGGTAAATTATATAAGCTTTCTTTTGGTAAAAATATTCTAAAATTACTTCGCTTTCTAATTGGATTAATTTTATTGTTTGTTATCTCACTTATTTTAGCTGGTTTAATTGGCTATGTATTAGGCAAACTTGGCTTTTTTAATCTTTAA
- the lysS gene encoding lysine--tRNA ligase: MQLSEQEVVRREKLAKLRDLGINPYPADLFPVNSNSKEIKQNYEEGKEVIIAGRLMVINIQGKASFGQLQDGEGRIQLYFNRDEICTGEDKSLYNNIFKKLLDLGDFVGIEGTLFTTKVGEKTVMVKNFKILSKALKPLPIPKVKDGVTYDAFTDPEMRYRQRYADLVVNPNVKEVFIKRTKLFNAMRSFFNDAGYFEVETPVLQPIPGGAAARPFITHHNSLDIPLYMRIANELYLKRLIVGGFDGVYEFSKNFRNEGMDRTHNPEFTAMEIYVSYKDYNWMMDFCEQLLEHCAIAVNGTSKATFGEHKIDFKAPYARVTMADSIKHFTGFDINGKTEDEIRTAAKSLGIDVDETMGKGKLIDEIFGEKCEGNYIQPTFITDYPKEMSPLCKEHRDNPELTERFELMVCGKEIANAYSELNDPIDQRERFEHQLKLAAKGDDEATEFIDHDFLRALEYGMPPTSGMGIGMDRLIMFLTNNQSIQEVLFFPQMRPEQRIAADVELTVEEKDLLAIITKSEKIELVDLKTQSGLSNKKWDKTIKGLTKKEVAKVSKTDEGLFVEAL; the protein is encoded by the coding sequence ATGCAATTATCAGAACAAGAAGTTGTACGTAGAGAAAAACTTGCAAAATTAAGAGATTTGGGCATAAACCCATATCCTGCAGATTTGTTTCCAGTAAATTCTAACTCAAAAGAAATTAAACAGAATTACGAGGAAGGTAAAGAGGTAATTATTGCTGGACGTTTAATGGTAATTAACATTCAAGGAAAAGCTTCTTTTGGGCAATTACAAGATGGTGAAGGTAGAATACAATTGTATTTTAATCGTGATGAAATTTGTACTGGAGAAGATAAATCTTTATACAACAATATCTTTAAAAAATTATTAGATTTAGGAGATTTTGTGGGTATTGAAGGAACGTTATTTACCACAAAAGTAGGTGAAAAAACAGTAATGGTTAAGAATTTTAAAATACTTTCTAAAGCCTTAAAACCTTTACCAATTCCTAAAGTAAAAGATGGCGTAACTTACGATGCTTTTACGGATCCAGAAATGCGTTACAGACAGCGTTATGCAGATTTGGTGGTAAACCCAAATGTAAAAGAGGTTTTTATAAAACGTACAAAATTGTTTAATGCCATGCGTTCTTTCTTTAACGACGCTGGTTATTTTGAAGTAGAAACTCCAGTTTTACAACCAATTCCTGGTGGTGCAGCTGCAAGGCCTTTTATAACACATCATAACTCGTTAGACATTCCATTATATATGAGAATTGCCAACGAATTGTATTTAAAACGTTTAATTGTTGGTGGTTTTGATGGTGTATATGAATTCTCGAAAAACTTTAGAAATGAAGGAATGGACAGAACGCACAATCCTGAATTTACTGCCATGGAAATTTACGTTTCGTACAAAGATTACAATTGGATGATGGATTTTTGTGAGCAATTATTAGAACATTGTGCAATTGCAGTAAATGGAACTTCGAAAGCCACTTTTGGAGAACACAAAATTGATTTTAAAGCACCTTATGCCAGAGTAACAATGGCAGATTCTATAAAGCATTTTACGGGTTTCGACATCAATGGAAAAACAGAAGACGAAATTAGAACTGCCGCAAAATCTTTAGGGATTGATGTGGATGAAACCATGGGAAAAGGAAAATTAATTGATGAGATTTTTGGTGAGAAATGTGAAGGAAACTACATTCAGCCTACTTTTATTACAGATTACCCAAAAGAAATGTCGCCACTTTGTAAAGAACACAGAGACAATCCAGAGCTAACAGAACGTTTCGAATTAATGGTTTGTGGTAAAGAAATTGCCAATGCATATTCCGAATTAAACGACCCAATTGACCAACGTGAACGCTTTGAACATCAACTTAAATTAGCGGCTAAAGGAGATGATGAAGCAACAGAATTTATAGACCACGATTTTTTACGTGCCTTAGAGTATGGAATGCCTCCAACATCTGGAATGGGAATTGGAATGGACAGATTAATTATGTTTTTAACCAATAATCAATCAATTCAAGAAGTGCTATTTTTCCCTCAAATGCGACCAGAGCAGCGAATCGCTGCAGATGTAGAACTCACTGTTGAGGAGAAAGATTTACTTGCTATTATTACAAAATCAGAAAAAATAGAATTAGTCGATTTAAAAACACAATCTGGTTTGTCGAACAAAAAATGGGACAAAACCATAAAAGGTTTAACTAAAAAAGAAGTTGCCAAAGTTTCTAAAACAGACGAAGGTTTGTTTGTGGAAGCTTTGTAG
- a CDS encoding DUF456 domain-containing protein has product MDILLLFIGFLLVLLGIIGSFLPILPGPLTGWIGLLVLHLTSVIPMNCNFLGITLGIAVLIWVLDYIIPAIGTKRFGGSKYGVYGTTIGLIVGLFTPIPFGILIGAFFGALIGELFYNSKDTNRAIKASFGSFIGLLASATIKFSVAVVFVVLFLIKFWEYKGEFF; this is encoded by the coding sequence ATGGATATACTTCTTCTTTTTATTGGATTTCTATTGGTCTTATTAGGAATTATTGGTTCTTTTCTACCTATTTTACCTGGACCTTTAACAGGTTGGATTGGCTTATTAGTTTTGCATCTTACCTCTGTAATTCCAATGAATTGTAACTTTTTGGGAATTACTTTAGGTATTGCAGTTCTTATTTGGGTGCTCGATTATATAATTCCTGCAATTGGAACCAAACGTTTTGGCGGTAGTAAATATGGGGTTTATGGAACTACAATTGGTTTAATTGTTGGCTTGTTTACTCCTATTCCTTTTGGAATTTTAATTGGTGCTTTTTTCGGAGCTTTAATTGGCGAACTTTTTTATAACAGTAAAGACACCAACAGAGCCATAAAAGCTTCTTTTGGTTCTTTTATAGGTTTGTTAGCATCTGCAACGATTAAATTTTCTGTTGCTGTAGTTTTTGTCGTTTTATTTTTAATAAAATTTTGGGAGTATAAAGGAGAGTTCTTTTAA
- a CDS encoding BlaI/MecI/CopY family transcriptional regulator: MNKQLTKAEEQIMHVLWDLEEASVKEVIDKLPKPKPAYNTVSTIIRILENKEFVAHKAVGRGFIYYPIIDKETYSNQSLHKLMNGYFNGSFKSMVSFFVKENKMDVTELESILKEVNKGK, from the coding sequence ATGAACAAACAATTAACAAAAGCAGAGGAGCAGATAATGCACGTTTTATGGGATTTAGAAGAAGCTTCTGTAAAAGAAGTAATTGATAAATTACCCAAACCAAAACCTGCATACAATACTGTTTCTACAATTATTAGAATTTTAGAAAATAAAGAATTTGTGGCTCATAAAGCAGTGGGTAGAGGTTTTATCTATTATCCAATAATCGATAAAGAAACCTACAGCAACCAAAGTTTACACAAATTAATGAACGGTTATTTTAATGGATCGTTTAAAAGTATGGTATCCTTTTTTGTAAAAGAAAACAAAATGGATGTTACAGAACTAGAATCTATCTTAAAAGAAGTGAATAAAGGGAAGTAG
- a CDS encoding M56 family metallopeptidase — MINYIIQVILFQVLFLALYDFILSKETFFTKNRWYLLSTPILSFLLPFIKIPTFQKAVPQEYIIYLPEIVLSPQKVIQETSWYQNINYIDVLFGIGVLIFSILFVAKLLQIINLIRSHKLIKKDGFTLVLIPNQTKAFSFFNYIFLGKEISGTQRAQIIEHELVHSKQKHSLDLLFFEFLKIVMWFNPIIFLYQKRITLLHEYISDQVATKKNPKENYINHLLSNFFQVENIAFINQFYKQTFIKKRIIMMTKKQSKKMNQLKYLLLIPALVSMLFYISCSENEANNIKVSKKEIEKRYRNKQGVLTSEEGKNKTYLDSYIGIENPINKEEISYADLSDEERAEFDVIKRKFNERALKRPERAKYINLKLFKGEKDRNMTALIFDLSQMKNLVKERFEEKVETEEVSFMTIEKTPTFPGCDSGDKDCFSKMVQKHFLKNFDSKLLSKLNLSSGRKRISIMFKIDKKGNVVDVKARAPHPKIKEEVLRVMESLPQMVPGAQDGKPVAVKYSIPFAIEVE, encoded by the coding sequence ATGATAAATTATATAATTCAAGTTATTTTATTCCAAGTACTATTCTTGGCTTTGTATGATTTTATTTTAAGTAAAGAAACCTTCTTTACCAAAAATAGGTGGTATTTGTTAAGCACACCTATTTTATCATTTTTATTACCCTTTATAAAAATACCCACGTTTCAAAAAGCGGTTCCACAAGAATATATTATCTATTTGCCAGAAATTGTTTTATCTCCACAGAAAGTAATTCAGGAAACTTCTTGGTACCAAAACATTAATTATATCGATGTTTTGTTTGGTATTGGAGTTCTTATTTTTAGCATTCTTTTTGTCGCTAAATTACTACAGATTATCAATTTAATAAGGTCGCATAAACTCATTAAAAAAGACGGTTTTACCTTGGTTTTAATACCGAACCAAACCAAAGCATTTTCGTTTTTTAACTATATATTTTTAGGAAAAGAAATTTCAGGTACACAGAGAGCACAAATTATAGAGCACGAATTGGTACACAGTAAACAAAAACACTCTTTAGATTTATTGTTTTTCGAATTTTTAAAAATTGTAATGTGGTTCAACCCAATTATTTTTTTATATCAAAAAAGAATAACGCTATTACATGAATATATTTCAGATCAAGTTGCCACAAAAAAGAATCCAAAAGAAAATTATATCAACCATTTATTATCAAATTTTTTTCAAGTTGAAAACATTGCATTTATCAACCAATTTTACAAACAAACATTCATTAAAAAAAGAATTATTATGATGACCAAAAAACAATCCAAAAAAATGAATCAACTTAAATATTTATTATTGATTCCTGCATTAGTGAGCATGCTGTTTTATATTTCGTGTTCGGAGAATGAAGCGAATAATATAAAAGTTTCTAAAAAAGAAATTGAGAAAAGGTATAGAAATAAGCAGGGAGTTCTTACGAGCGAAGAAGGTAAAAATAAAACCTATTTAGATTCTTATATTGGTATAGAAAATCCAATAAATAAGGAAGAAATATCTTATGCAGATTTATCTGATGAAGAAAGAGCAGAATTTGATGTAATTAAGAGAAAATTTAACGAAAGAGCTTTAAAGAGGCCAGAAAGGGCTAAATATATTAATCTTAAATTGTTTAAAGGTGAAAAAGATAGAAATATGACTGCATTGATTTTTGACCTTTCACAGATGAAAAATTTAGTAAAAGAACGTTTCGAAGAAAAAGTTGAAACAGAAGAAGTTTCTTTTATGACAATAGAGAAAACGCCTACTTTTCCTGGATGCGATTCTGGAGATAAAGATTGTTTTTCTAAAATGGTGCAAAAACACTTTTTGAAGAATTTCGATTCAAAATTGCTTAGTAAACTAAATTTAAGCTCAGGAAGAAAAAGAATTTCTATTATGTTTAAAATAGATAAAAAGGGTAATGTAGTAGATGTTAAGGCAAGAGCACCACACCCAAAAATTAAAGAAGAAGTACTAAGAGTTATGGAGTCTTTACCACAAATGGTTCCAGGAGCGCAAGATGGAAAGCCAGTGGCTGTTAAATATTCGATACCTTTTGCCATAGAAGTAGAATAA
- a CDS encoding tetratricopeptide repeat protein: MNKKVILVLLFFTILKVEAQSSTFSVVDSLFEKGRYQLALKELTKIDASFTSNYKRAIIYKSIDNYKKTAEFLEKALEFQDDKRAKLKLAKAYQRLNKPSKSIKIYEKITIKDSLNLVLKYQLGKLYLITNNATKAVSLFKNLIKKDPSNAHYSYQLALAYAKRNDRDRMINSFIDTFEKDTTHLKAIAHLASSFQKLKDLDSTKLFVEKGLELDKNHINLNKLKINQLYREEKYKESIPLLLNLDTIDKKDTYSISMLGRTYYNLDSLEKAKKYFKKLSILDRKNYKAYTYLGHIAMKEKKYTGAQFYYRVATTRGKEKRDEEYFGLATMYYETKKPKEALVNFEKAYKENARNYRALFQLAKISDDYYKDKKIAYRHYIKYMNNFEGRDADMTNYIKRRITEIKKEYFIRGKKLDR; encoded by the coding sequence ATGAACAAGAAAGTTATACTAGTATTATTGTTTTTTACCATTTTAAAAGTTGAAGCTCAGTCTTCAACTTTTTCTGTGGTAGATAGTTTGTTCGAGAAAGGAAGATATCAATTGGCTTTAAAAGAATTAACAAAAATAGATGCCTCATTTACATCTAATTATAAAAGGGCAATAATTTACAAATCGATAGATAATTACAAGAAAACTGCCGAATTTTTAGAAAAAGCCTTGGAGTTTCAAGACGATAAGCGAGCCAAATTAAAATTGGCTAAAGCATATCAAAGACTTAATAAGCCTAGTAAATCTATTAAAATTTACGAAAAAATTACGATAAAAGATTCGTTAAACTTGGTATTAAAATACCAATTAGGAAAATTGTATTTAATTACAAACAATGCCACAAAAGCGGTTTCATTATTTAAAAACTTAATAAAAAAAGATCCTTCAAATGCACATTATTCTTATCAGTTAGCTTTAGCGTATGCAAAAAGAAACGATAGAGATCGAATGATAAATAGTTTTATAGATACTTTCGAAAAAGACACAACTCATTTAAAAGCAATTGCTCATTTAGCATCGAGTTTTCAAAAATTGAAAGATTTAGATTCTACAAAGTTATTTGTCGAAAAAGGATTAGAATTGGATAAGAATCACATCAATTTAAATAAATTGAAAATAAACCAATTATATCGAGAAGAGAAATACAAAGAAAGCATTCCACTGCTTTTAAATTTAGATACAATCGATAAAAAAGATACGTACAGTATTTCTATGTTAGGTAGAACTTATTATAATTTAGATAGTTTAGAAAAAGCTAAAAAATATTTTAAAAAATTATCTATTTTAGATCGCAAAAACTATAAAGCTTACACTTATTTAGGTCATATTGCTATGAAAGAGAAAAAATATACAGGCGCTCAATTTTATTATAGAGTTGCAACTACTAGAGGAAAAGAAAAAAGAGACGAAGAATATTTTGGGTTGGCAACCATGTATTATGAAACTAAAAAGCCAAAAGAAGCACTTGTAAATTTCGAAAAAGCTTACAAAGAGAATGCAAGAAATTACAGAGCATTATTCCAATTAGCAAAAATTTCAGACGATTATTATAAGGATAAGAAAATAGCTTATAGGCATTATATAAAATATATGAATAATTTCGAAGGTAGAGATGCAGATATGACAAATTATATAAAAAGAAGAATTACAGAAATTAAAAAAGAGTATTTTATAAGAGGCAAAAAGTTAGATAGATAA
- the obgE gene encoding GTPase ObgE, with protein MTEGNFVDYIKIYASSGKGGQGSVHLHREKYITKGGPDGGDGGRGGHIILRGDKNMWTLFHLKFKRHFRAEGGGAGSASRSTGHDAKDIYIDVPLGTIVRDADTDEILHEITDHEKEVILLPGGKGGLGNWHFKSSTNQTPRYAQPGIDGQDGWFRIELKLLADVGLVGFPNAGKSTLLSVLTSAKPKIADYAFTTLKPNLGIVEHRDHQTFVIADIPGIIEGAAEGKGLGHRFLRHIERNSALLFLIPADSDDINKEYDILLNELKQHNPELLDKDKLLAISKTDMLDDELITEIKQDLPKGIETIFISSVAEIGLQELKDKLWKMLNS; from the coding sequence ATGACTGAGGGAAATTTTGTTGACTACATAAAAATATATGCATCTTCTGGAAAAGGAGGGCAAGGTTCTGTGCATTTACATAGAGAAAAGTACATTACCAAAGGTGGTCCTGATGGTGGAGATGGAGGACGTGGAGGACACATTATTTTACGTGGAGATAAAAATATGTGGACGTTATTTCACCTAAAATTTAAACGCCATTTTAGAGCCGAAGGTGGTGGTGCTGGAAGTGCAAGTAGAAGTACAGGGCACGATGCCAAAGATATTTATATAGATGTTCCTTTAGGTACCATTGTTAGAGATGCAGATACAGACGAAATTTTACACGAAATTACCGATCACGAAAAAGAAGTAATTTTATTACCAGGTGGAAAAGGCGGACTTGGAAACTGGCATTTTAAATCTTCTACAAACCAAACACCAAGATATGCACAACCTGGAATTGACGGACAAGATGGTTGGTTTAGAATAGAATTAAAATTATTAGCAGATGTTGGTTTGGTTGGTTTTCCAAATGCTGGAAAATCGACATTATTATCTGTTTTAACTTCCGCAAAACCTAAAATTGCAGATTATGCTTTTACAACTCTGAAACCCAATTTAGGAATTGTAGAACATAGAGATCATCAAACATTTGTAATTGCAGATATTCCTGGAATTATTGAAGGTGCTGCAGAAGGAAAAGGATTAGGACACCGTTTTTTACGTCATATAGAGCGTAATTCTGCTTTGTTATTTTTAATTCCTGCAGATAGTGACGATATTAATAAAGAATACGATATTCTTTTAAATGAGCTTAAACAGCACAATCCAGAATTATTAGACAAAGACAAGCTGTTAGCGATTTCTAAAACAGATATGTTAGATGATGAATTGATTACCGAAATAAAACAAGATTTGCCAAAAGGTATAGAAACCATCTTTATTTCTTCGGTTGCAGAAATTGGCTTACAAGAATTAAAAGATAAACTCTGGAAAATGTTAAACTCATAG